The Megachile rotundata isolate GNS110a chromosome 3, iyMegRotu1, whole genome shotgun sequence genome includes a window with the following:
- the LOC105662120 gene encoding chymotrypsin-like protease CTRL-1 isoform X2, with translation MGFRFSINGEPCTINGSPGTGTYLRKCLPVLNAFRNGSPISVGGYYFFEPIVCCPLNASMRIRFMATITATPTQLSSTTPTESSSTTGTITIPTQQLSTTPTAMTTESLFTTTPIVTRTQQLSTTPTATATQQSSTTTPTATLTESTSEPHDPESELTVGDCLPPFGIINASREVKSITEYPYHVAIFVIDEQGIKQFICGGSLISELYVITAAHCTYNKSIHELLIRTGIVDLRTKNDTNATYHRISGIIQHPNYTFPIVYHDITLLKLKYPTDCWTTFRVCDVRYPPKNSLEAIVVGWGQTTENNSVPSHRLLEARLPLVPNDICSEFIHKSEGLPNGITNEQLCAGGMGRGTCKGDSGGPLILRGTKWTYLIGVVSFGIRCGPKPDVYTRVSSYLKWIKSIVLC, from the exons ATGGGGTTCCGATTTTCTATCAATG gCGAACCATGTACAATTAACGGATCACCGGGTACTGGTACGTATCTGAGAAAATGTTTACCGGTTTTGAACGCGTTTCGAAATGGATCTCCTATATCAGTGGGTGGATATTATTTTTTTGAACCTATTGTTTGCTGTCCGCTGAACGCATCAATGAGAATACGGTTTATGGCAACAATAACCGCAACACCTACTCAGCTGTCATCTACAACACCTACTGAATCATCATCTACGACAGGAACAATAACAATACCTACTCAACAATTATCCACAACACCAACCGCAATGACTACTGAATCACTATTTACAACAACACCAATCGTAACACGTACTCAACAATTATCTACAACACCAACCGCAACAGCTACTCAACAATCATCCACAACAACACCAACCGCAACACTTACGGAATCAACTTCAGAACCTCATGATCCTGAAAGTGAATTAACTGTAGGAG ATTGCCTACCGCCCTTTGGAATAATTAACGCAAGTCGGGAAGTTAAAAGTATCACAGAATATCCGTACCACGTCGCGATTTTTGTTATTGATGAGCAAGGTATCAAACAATTTATATGTGGTGGTTCTTTGATTTCTGAGTTATATGTTATAACCGCGGCGCATTGCACTTATAATAAAAGTAT CCACGAACTTCTCATTCGCACCGGAATTGTGGATCTTCGCACGAAAAATGACACGAATGCGACGTATCATCGAATATCCGGAATAATACAACACCCTAACTATACATTTCCTATCGTGTATCACGATATTACCCTTCTCAAGTTAAAATATCCCACAGACTGCTGGACGACATTTCGTGTGTGCGATGTTCGTTATCCACCCAAAAATTCTTTGGAAGCAATCGTTGTTGGATGGGGACAAACTACGGAAA ATAATTCAGTCCCATCGCATCGCCTCTTGGAAGCTCGACTTCCTTTGGTACCAAATGATATTTGCAGTGAATTTATACACAAGTCTGAAGGACTTCCAAACGGTATTACGAATGAGCAATTGTGCGCTGGTGGCATGGGGAGAGGCACTTGTAAG GGTGATAGTGGTGGCCCGTTGATTCTCAGGGGTACCAAATGGACCTACTTAATCGGTGTTGTTAGTTTTGGTATACGCTGTGGTCCCAAGCCCGATGTGTATACAAGAGTTTCCTCCTACTTAAAATGGATAAAAAGTATTGTGCTTTGCTAG
- the LOC105662120 gene encoding chymotrypsin-like protease CTRL-1 isoform X1 produces the protein MGFRFSINGILSSFVFLFLTYSTGAELNKILCQGEPCTINGSPGTGTYLRKCLPVLNAFRNGSPISVGGYYFFEPIVCCPLNASMRIRFMATITATPTQLSSTTPTESSSTTGTITIPTQQLSTTPTAMTTESLFTTTPIVTRTQQLSTTPTATATQQSSTTTPTATLTESTSEPHDPESELTVGDCLPPFGIINASREVKSITEYPYHVAIFVIDEQGIKQFICGGSLISELYVITAAHCTYNKSIHELLIRTGIVDLRTKNDTNATYHRISGIIQHPNYTFPIVYHDITLLKLKYPTDCWTTFRVCDVRYPPKNSLEAIVVGWGQTTENNSVPSHRLLEARLPLVPNDICSEFIHKSEGLPNGITNEQLCAGGMGRGTCKGDSGGPLILRGTKWTYLIGVVSFGIRCGPKPDVYTRVSSYLKWIKSIVLC, from the exons ATGGGGTTCCGATTTTCTATCAATGGTATATTATCGTCATTCGTATTTCTGTTCCTCACATATTCGACTGGAgctgaattaaataaaatactgtgCCAAG gCGAACCATGTACAATTAACGGATCACCGGGTACTGGTACGTATCTGAGAAAATGTTTACCGGTTTTGAACGCGTTTCGAAATGGATCTCCTATATCAGTGGGTGGATATTATTTTTTTGAACCTATTGTTTGCTGTCCGCTGAACGCATCAATGAGAATACGGTTTATGGCAACAATAACCGCAACACCTACTCAGCTGTCATCTACAACACCTACTGAATCATCATCTACGACAGGAACAATAACAATACCTACTCAACAATTATCCACAACACCAACCGCAATGACTACTGAATCACTATTTACAACAACACCAATCGTAACACGTACTCAACAATTATCTACAACACCAACCGCAACAGCTACTCAACAATCATCCACAACAACACCAACCGCAACACTTACGGAATCAACTTCAGAACCTCATGATCCTGAAAGTGAATTAACTGTAGGAG ATTGCCTACCGCCCTTTGGAATAATTAACGCAAGTCGGGAAGTTAAAAGTATCACAGAATATCCGTACCACGTCGCGATTTTTGTTATTGATGAGCAAGGTATCAAACAATTTATATGTGGTGGTTCTTTGATTTCTGAGTTATATGTTATAACCGCGGCGCATTGCACTTATAATAAAAGTAT CCACGAACTTCTCATTCGCACCGGAATTGTGGATCTTCGCACGAAAAATGACACGAATGCGACGTATCATCGAATATCCGGAATAATACAACACCCTAACTATACATTTCCTATCGTGTATCACGATATTACCCTTCTCAAGTTAAAATATCCCACAGACTGCTGGACGACATTTCGTGTGTGCGATGTTCGTTATCCACCCAAAAATTCTTTGGAAGCAATCGTTGTTGGATGGGGACAAACTACGGAAA ATAATTCAGTCCCATCGCATCGCCTCTTGGAAGCTCGACTTCCTTTGGTACCAAATGATATTTGCAGTGAATTTATACACAAGTCTGAAGGACTTCCAAACGGTATTACGAATGAGCAATTGTGCGCTGGTGGCATGGGGAGAGGCACTTGTAAG GGTGATAGTGGTGGCCCGTTGATTCTCAGGGGTACCAAATGGACCTACTTAATCGGTGTTGTTAGTTTTGGTATACGCTGTGGTCCCAAGCCCGATGTGTATACAAGAGTTTCCTCCTACTTAAAATGGATAAAAAGTATTGTGCTTTGCTAG
- the LOC105662120 gene encoding uncharacterized protein LOC105662120 isoform X3, with protein MGFRFSINGILSSFVFLFLTYSTGAELNKILCQGEPCTINGSPGTGTYLRKCLPVLNAFRNGSPISVGGYYFFEPIVCCPLNASMRIRFMATITATPTQLSSTTPTESSSTTGTITIPTQQLSTTPTAMTTESLFTTTPIVTRTQQLSTTPTATATQQSSTTTPTATLTESTSEPHDPESELTVGDCLPPFGIINASREVKSITEYPYHVAIFVIDEQGIKQFICGGSLISELYVITAAHCTYNKSIHELLIRTGIVDLRTKNDTNATYHRISGIIQHPNYTFPIVYHDITLLKLKYPTDCWTTFRVCDVRYPPKNSLEAIVVGWGQTTENNSVPSHRLLEARLPLVPNDICSEFIHKSEGLPNGITNEQLCAGGMGRGTW; from the exons ATGGGGTTCCGATTTTCTATCAATGGTATATTATCGTCATTCGTATTTCTGTTCCTCACATATTCGACTGGAgctgaattaaataaaatactgtgCCAAG gCGAACCATGTACAATTAACGGATCACCGGGTACTGGTACGTATCTGAGAAAATGTTTACCGGTTTTGAACGCGTTTCGAAATGGATCTCCTATATCAGTGGGTGGATATTATTTTTTTGAACCTATTGTTTGCTGTCCGCTGAACGCATCAATGAGAATACGGTTTATGGCAACAATAACCGCAACACCTACTCAGCTGTCATCTACAACACCTACTGAATCATCATCTACGACAGGAACAATAACAATACCTACTCAACAATTATCCACAACACCAACCGCAATGACTACTGAATCACTATTTACAACAACACCAATCGTAACACGTACTCAACAATTATCTACAACACCAACCGCAACAGCTACTCAACAATCATCCACAACAACACCAACCGCAACACTTACGGAATCAACTTCAGAACCTCATGATCCTGAAAGTGAATTAACTGTAGGAG ATTGCCTACCGCCCTTTGGAATAATTAACGCAAGTCGGGAAGTTAAAAGTATCACAGAATATCCGTACCACGTCGCGATTTTTGTTATTGATGAGCAAGGTATCAAACAATTTATATGTGGTGGTTCTTTGATTTCTGAGTTATATGTTATAACCGCGGCGCATTGCACTTATAATAAAAGTAT CCACGAACTTCTCATTCGCACCGGAATTGTGGATCTTCGCACGAAAAATGACACGAATGCGACGTATCATCGAATATCCGGAATAATACAACACCCTAACTATACATTTCCTATCGTGTATCACGATATTACCCTTCTCAAGTTAAAATATCCCACAGACTGCTGGACGACATTTCGTGTGTGCGATGTTCGTTATCCACCCAAAAATTCTTTGGAAGCAATCGTTGTTGGATGGGGACAAACTACGGAAA ATAATTCAGTCCCATCGCATCGCCTCTTGGAAGCTCGACTTCCTTTGGTACCAAATGATATTTGCAGTGAATTTATACACAAGTCTGAAGGACTTCCAAACGGTATTACGAATGAGCAATTGTGCGCTGGTGGCATGGGGAGAGGCACTT GGTGA
- the LOC143264049 gene encoding uncharacterized protein LOC143264049 produces MSDAKKSNSDITSSGEKARKRKLYPSTRRLSKKKGSRERRRRLFSLERNSQNTDADVLATELPEENRLSQSDEQIPMSTSWEVTPTQQKEESAEGTISASSDGEKDNWVLEKVATPKKEEISFSSALNIVNMQHMFEEIKKIGHHADKREDCGIKYLQITGVKQIGLKTTLNVTCTMCNFRGEIRSQPKEVQEMDINYSAVAGTMFTGGSFAQMEEFLTAMNIPCMSKRLFLKSHDEIVNALIAAAEEEMIVAAEEEKQLAIERGDIVPQSGIPHIPVVTDGSWMKRSYRTGAFYSASGVGVIVGYHTKKVLYLGVRNKRCRICEGATRRKEPPRKHACFKNWDIGRACTAMESEAVLEGFKTSVETRGLIYSTVIADGDSSVHKKILDADPYKSEIRVKKIECTNHLLRNFCRKMREIAKKTKGPTRRAIENNILRMRSAIVRAAQYRRKEDISREEKMKNLCRDINNVPSHVFGEHAECDKISYFCDGKSKQNEKNMVPQLKSAGVYEQIKEKLQPLTTHAESLLCNYTNNPAECFNSVIVKYIGGKRINFSQRGSYTARCAAAVIQYNTKAVMSRLTKAMKKEPGIILLKMEQKRKERNEKNIKRRKETGTSTGMSQARKLMRAEEDEDYGPNASQPDINENTR; encoded by the coding sequence ATGAGCGATGCTAAGAAAAGCAATAGTGACATTACTTCCAGTGGAGAGAAAGCCCGTAAAAGAAAATTGTATCCTTCGACGAGAAGATTATCGAAGAAAAAAGGAAGTCGCGAAAGACGACGCCGCTTATTTTCTCTGGAAAGGAACTCGCAAAATACTGATGCTGACGTACTCGCCACGGAACTTCCTGAGGAAAATCGGCTGTCACAATCCGATGAACAAATACCCATGTCTACGTCATGGGAAGTAACTCCAACACAGCAAAAAGAGGAAAGTGCAGAGGGGACCATATCGGCATCTTCCGATGGCGAAAAAGATAACTGGGTTTTGGAAAAAGTCGCAACACCCAAGAAAGAAGAAATCTCTTTTTCAAGTGCGTTAAATATCGTGAACATGCAGCACATGTttgaggaaataaaaaaaattggccATCATGCCGATAAGCGGGAAGATTGcggaataaaatatttgcaaatcacCGGTGTGAAACAGATAGGCTTAAAGACTACGCTTAATGTAACGTGCACTATGTGCAATTTCAGAGGCGAAATCCGCAGTCAACCTAAGGAAGTTCAGGAAATGGACATAAACTACAGTGCCGTGGCTGGAACAATGTTTACCGGAGGCAGCTTTGCGCAGATGGAAGAATTTTTGACGGCAATGAACATACCATGCATGTCGAAAAGGCTGTTCCTGAAAAGTCACGACGAAATAGTAAATGCGTTGATCGCCGCTGCGGAGGAGGAAATGATAGTAGCGGCTGAGGAGGAAAAGCAATTGGCTATCGAGAGAGGCGATATCGTTCCTCAATCCGGCATTCCGCACATTCCTGTCGTTACTGACGGAAGCTGGATGAAGAGATCCTACCGCACCGGTGCATTTTACTCCGCGTCTGGAGTTGGTGTGATAGTCGGCTATCACACCAAAAAAGTTCTATACCTCGGTGTACGTAATAAGAGATGCAGAATATGCGAAGGTGCCACTAGAAGAAAGGAACCACCACGAAAGCACGCGTGTTTCAAAAATTGGGACATAGGCAGAGCATGTACCGCCATGGAAAGCGAAGCCGTGCTTGAAGGATTCAAAACCAGCGTTGAAACACGTGGATTGATTTATTCGACGGTGATTGCTGACGGTGATAGCAGTGTACACAAAAAAATTCTAGACGCAGATCCGTACAAATCGGAGATTCGTGTGAAAAAAATCGAGTGCACGAATCATTTGTTACGGAACTTCTGCAGGAAAATGAGGGAAATTGCCAAGAAGACGAAAGGACCAACGAGGAGGGCCATAGAAAACAACATTCTGCGCATGCGCTCCGCGATCGTAAGAGCCGCGCAATATAGAAGGAAGGAAGATATATCACGcgaggaaaaaatgaaaaatttgtgccgcgatattaataatgttccAAGCCACGTGTTCGGCGAGCACGCAGAGTGTGACAAAATAAGCTACTTTTGCGACGGAAAAAGTAAGCAAAATGAAAAGAACATGGTACCACAATTAAAGAGTGCGGGAGTGTACgaacaaataaaagaaaaactgCAGCCACTAACGACTCACGCGGAGAGCTTGTTATGCAACTACACAAACAATCCTGCGGAGTGCTTTAACAGTGTCATCGTCAAGTATATCGgcggaaaaagaataaatttcagTCAACGGGGTTCGTACACGGCGAGATGCGCTGCCGCCGTAATACAGTATAACACCAAGGCAGTCATGTCGCGGTTAACTAAAGCTATGAAGAAAGAACCGggcataattttattaaaaatggagcaaaaaagaaaggagagaaacgaaaaaaatattaaaagacgAAAAGAAACAGGAACGTCGACAGGAATGTCGCAAGCGCGCAAACTAATGCGCGCCGAAGAAGATGAGGATTACGGGCCAAACGCTTCGCAACCGGACATAAATGAAAATACACGTTGA